GCGCCTGTTGCCCGCTGATTTTCCCCATTGGAAGACGGTGTACGACTACTTCCGTCAGTGGAAGCAGAGCGGGCTGTGGGAGCGCATCAACAATGCGCTCCGGGCACAAACGCGGGAGGTCCTCGGACGAAACGCGGTGCCTACCGCTGGCATCGTCGACTCGAGGAGTGTGAAGACCTCTCAAAAAGGGGGCCCCGCGGCTACGACGGCG
The sequence above is a segment of the Deinococcus apachensis DSM 19763 genome. Coding sequences within it:
- a CDS encoding transposase, whose product is MTRRRTYSTDTSDAEWAILSPLIPAPRPGGRPARIARRDIVDAIFYVKRGGVSWRLLPADFPHWKTVYDYFRQWKQSGLWERINNALRAQTREVLGRNAVPTAGIVDSRSVKTSQKGGPAATTA